In one window of Drosophila mauritiana strain mau12 chromosome X, ASM438214v1, whole genome shotgun sequence DNA:
- the LOC117148048 gene encoding trypsin alpha-3: protein MTRFGLLGCSYILFWFLLACAAADRWLQENQQPRIINGSVARADETRHLVSIRLLRHDNNFGSGHICGGALIAPRKVLTAAHCLYNNQRKRFRRASEFVVVLGTLNRFEHRNGTIVSQVSSMAYMHTFSPDSMRDDVGILFLRTGLPMSPGSGVHLTVAPIQLAGQVTPPGKLCQVAGWGRTEQSSLSNILLTANVSTIRHQTCRMIYRSGLLPGMMCAGRLQGGTDSCQGDSGGPLVHEGRLVGVVSWGYGCAEPGLPGVYVDVEYYRQWIEGRSRAPYTRLATRLLLLLPLLMRCSGSWL from the exons TGGCCTGCTCGGCTGCAGCTACATTCTGTTCTGGTTCCTCCTCGCCTGCGCGGCGGCGGACCGCTGGCTTCAGGAGAATCAGCAGCCGCGCATCATCAATGGAAGTGTGGCCAGGGCGGACGAGACGCGCCATCTGGTCTCCATCCGCCTTCTCCGACACGACAACAACTTCGGAAGCGGCCATATCTGCGGCGGGGCGCTGATCGCGCCCAGAAAGGTCCTGACCGCAGCCCACTGCCTGTACAA CAATCAGAGAAAGCGCTTTCGACGGGCCAGCGAGTTCGTCGTGGTCCTGGGCACGCTTAATCGCTTCGAGCACCGCAATGGCACCATCGTGTCCCAGGTGAGTTCCATGGCCTACATGCACACCTTCAGCCCGGACAGCATGCGTGACGACGTGGGCATCCTCTTTCTGCGCACCGGGCTGCCGATGTCTCCAGGCAGTGGTGTCCACCTCACTGTGGCCCCCATCCAGCTGGCTGGCCAGGTCACGCCCCCCGGCAAGCTGTGCCAGGTGGCCGGTTGGGGTCGTACGGAGCAG AGCTCCCTGTCCAACATCCTGCTGACGGCAAACGTGAGCACCATCCGGCACCAGACCTGCCGCATGATCTACAGGTCCGGCCTGCTGCCCGGGATGATGTGCGCAGGACGCCTGCAGGGCGGCACCGATTCCTGCCAAGGCGACTCCGGCGGACCGCTGGTGCACGAGGGCCGTCTGGTGGGTGTGGTCTCCTGGGGCTACGGATGCGCAGAGCCGGGACTGCCGGGTGTCTACGTGGACGTGGAGTACTACCGCCAGTGGATAGAGGGACGCAGCAGGGCTCCCTACACCAGGCTGGCTACCAGACTGCTCCTACTCCTGCCCCTGCTGATGCGGTGCTCGGGGTCGTGGCTATAG